CACGCTGCGGTGTGGCGCGCAATGGTTCCTTTTGTTCGTGGTAGGCAGTGACACTCACGCAAGGGCTCTGATCGCAGGCAGGAGGCCCCAGTCGCAAGATCGCGCACGATCAGGATGCGCTATACTTCGCGTATGCGCTTCCTGACACAGTACACCGTCCCTGTGCTGATGGTCCTGCTGTCCATCGCGACGACAAGCATCAGTTCCGCAGAGCCCTCTCCTCGTTCGAAACCGCCTGCCTTACACTCGTATGCAGTGACATCCATTCAAGCGATTCTGTCTGACCCCGGACACTATCAGTTCCGAATCGTACGGATCCGAGGCGTCGTACAATCCATTATTCAGGTCCCGAACTGGATCAAGTGCGGTCTTGCAGCCGCTTATAGGATACGTGTGGAGGACGAGTCTGGCGGACTGACGGTGATCGATCAGGGACCCTGCGCACGAGATTCGGGGAACAGCGGACCGGTGTTACCGGAAACGTTTGCCGACGGTGACCAGATTGATGCCCTCATTTTTGTCTCGTTCACAAATCAGCCACGCGAGTCTCCCAATCCACCTGAGGGACTCCTCCAGTGGCTTGAGCGAGCCCCGTGACAGGACCGCGCTGTTCTTTACCATTCGGAATTCGCGGGACCTGAGCATCACCCTGCAGAGAAGAGATCTGCAGCTAGACTTAAGATAAGAAGAAGAGGAGGGGGCTCATGGCGGTTCACCGCGGGATGATGCGCGGCCTTCTCATTGGCGGCATTTTATTCTCGCCGACCTTGGTTGATGCCGGTGAACCGGAATACGTGTCTATTCAGACGTTGCTCTCGCCACAAGCCGCGTCTTATCAACGGCACATGGTGACCCTGCAGGGCATCGCGAACAACATCGAGATCATCCCACCAGCTCCTCCGAGACCCAGCAAACAGCCGTGTCTGCTCGTGTACGGTCGAGCGACGTTTACCCTGGAGGATGAAACGGGTTCAATTCCAGTGGAAGTCTTAGGATCGTGTAGCCCAACTGCGATGGATATGTTGCCAAGGGAAGGAGAGACGGTCCGCCTCACCGGAACCGTACATGTCCTGAAAAGTGATTACCCACGCCACGTGATTGTTCAAGCCGCAACGATTCAGATTCTCGATCTTCCATAGAGCTGGACACCTGCCCTGAGAGGAACAGGTCAATGACTGTTAGAACACCATGACATGATCGCAGAGATATCGACCATTTTGATGGACTAATACCATTTCAGCCACAAACTCGCCTTTGGCTTTGGTAAAACGCTGTTTCCAAACGATGGCTGCCGACTCAGGCCGCTTGAACACCGCGACTAGCTGACGATCAGCGAAGAATCCTTTTTCCGTCTGATACTGCCGACACACTTTTTGCCGATACTCTTTCGTCACAATGTTCTTTATCCGATCACTGAAATCCCTGACGTGCGCCTCGTAATCGATTCGAGTGGATGCCTCCATCAGATTGTCCATGATCGGCGTGGCGATCTCGAGAATGTCCGTGTCTGACAGATCCTCAAAATTCATACGCCTCCATGACAGGCCAACGCTTCGACGCAGCACCACCGAGCTTTTCGGCTTCATAGTAATTATTTTCACCTTCATCGACATGCGTTCGGATCACACGAAAGCCGAGATGCTGGAGCGCGCGCGTGTACGCGATGCGACCGAGCGACCAACATTCGAGGCCGGTCGTGACATCCTGCCAAGTTCCTGTTTCGACAGGCGCGGTGAAAAGAAAACGCCCTCGTGGCTCGAGGATCTCCGATACCCGATGAAAAAGGGACAACTGTTCGTCTTCGCGAAGAAAAGCCAGGAGGCCGATGGAGATGACTGCCTCGAATGTCCGTCCAAAATAGTTACCGTCAAGAGCCGACGCACATTGCGTGGGAATCGTGGGAAAGCGCAATCGAAATTGCTTCAGCAACGTGGGCGAGGTATCGATCGCCCATACCGCAAGCCCAGACTCCACGAGGACCTGTGTAATGGGATACCCCCCGCCACAGGCGATTTCGACCACGGAAGTACCAAACGGGAGCGATCGTGCCCAATGCTCGACGATCTCGACTCCGACACGAGATCGATCTCGATCGTCAAGATACTGCAGTGCCTGCATTTCATAGAAACGCCCCACATCGATCATACGGCTACGTCCTCCGGTAAAGAATTATGGGTCAACTCACGATGAACACGTTCTCTGGATAAGGATGTATTTCCCCTCCAAGCCTGTGACGTATCGGCACCCGGGAGAAAACCTGTCAGCCGGGTGTATTCACCGAGAGGAAACCTGGTTCTTCAGCCCGCTTTCCTTGAGCACTCAGCTGCCCCTCTGTTCAGAAATCTCCACCATCACGTGTGAACACCAGCAGGCTGTTCGCGGGCAAGGTAAGACCGGCTGAAGCCGGCATTCCGTCCCATGACGATCCGTCCGCGTCGACGCCCCCGGGGTTGCCCTGTGCATGGGGGTTGAACCATTGGTCGTAGACATCGCTGTTGAAGATTTCGTTCCAGTGCCCTCCGCCGGGAAACCCAAGAGTGTAGTGAAACAGCGTCTGCTCATTCAGGCTGGCTACGACAACCACGTCTCGCCCGATATCAGGCACCCAACGGTGCATCGCGATCACCCGGTTGTCATGATGCACATGGAACACGTTGAGCCCTTCTCCGCGAAGCGCCGGATGCTTTCGCCGCAGCCACAGAAGATCGCGCGTGAAGCGGTGTTGATCCGACATGTGTTTGTCTTGGCCTTCAAGACCAGCCCACCAGATCAACAACTCCGGCCGCCCGGGCCAATCCGTCCAATACTTGTCCTCGAGAAATTCCTGACCCATGAAGATCATCGGGACACCTGGAGCGGTCAGCAACAGACCGG
This portion of the Nitrospira sp. genome encodes:
- a CDS encoding OB-fold nucleic acid binding domain-containing protein, with the protein product MAVHRGMMRGLLIGGILFSPTLVDAGEPEYVSIQTLLSPQAASYQRHMVTLQGIANNIEIIPPAPPRPSKQPCLLVYGRATFTLEDETGSIPVEVLGSCSPTAMDMLPREGETVRLTGTVHVLKSDYPRHVIVQAATIQILDLP
- a CDS encoding class I SAM-dependent methyltransferase, whose amino-acid sequence is MIDVGRFYEMQALQYLDDRDRSRVGVEIVEHWARSLPFGTSVVEIACGGGYPITQVLVESGLAVWAIDTSPTLLKQFRLRFPTIPTQCASALDGNYFGRTFEAVISIGLLAFLREDEQLSLFHRVSEILEPRGRFLFTAPVETGTWQDVTTGLECWSLGRIAYTRALQHLGFRVIRTHVDEGENNYYEAEKLGGAASKRWPVMEAYEF